A region of Streptomyces sp. NBC_01788 DNA encodes the following proteins:
- a CDS encoding SGNH/GDSL hydrolase family protein, translated as MQTNPTYTSLVAVGDSFTEGMSDRLPDGSYRGWADLLAARMAARAPGFRYANLAVRGKLIGQIVDEQVEAAAAMRADVVTLVGGLNDTLRPKCDMGRVTGLLTEAVERLAPSCERLVLMRSPGRRGPVLERFRPRMEELFACVDELAARHGALVVDLYGAPSLADPRLWDVDRLHLTPEGHRRVAEAVWQTLGYEPEDAEWRTPMAATARPGWLDRRVQDTRFARQHLLPWIGRRLTGRSSGDGRTGAHFSAELGKAFWVTPADHTDPGPVTDWRRVGH; from the coding sequence ATGCAGACGAATCCCACGTACACGAGCCTGGTCGCGGTCGGCGACTCCTTCACCGAGGGCATGTCGGACCGGCTGCCCGACGGTTCGTACCGAGGCTGGGCGGACCTCCTCGCGGCGCGGATGGCCGCCCGCGCGCCCGGCTTCCGGTACGCCAACCTCGCCGTGCGCGGCAAGCTCATCGGGCAGATCGTCGACGAGCAGGTGGAGGCGGCGGCGGCCATGCGGGCCGACGTCGTGACGCTGGTGGGCGGCCTCAACGACACGCTGCGGCCCAAGTGCGACATGGGCAGGGTCACGGGGCTGCTCACGGAGGCCGTGGAGCGGCTGGCGCCGTCGTGCGAGCGGCTGGTGCTGATGCGCAGCCCCGGCCGGCGGGGCCCCGTCCTGGAGCGCTTCCGGCCGCGCATGGAGGAGTTGTTCGCCTGCGTCGACGAGCTCGCCGCACGGCACGGCGCGCTCGTCGTCGACCTGTACGGGGCGCCGTCGCTCGCCGACCCCCGGCTGTGGGACGTGGACCGGCTGCACCTGACCCCCGAGGGCCATCGCCGGGTCGCCGAGGCGGTATGGCAGACGCTCGGTTACGAGCCCGAGGACGCCGAGTGGCGTACGCCCATGGCGGCGACCGCGCGTCCGGGCTGGCTCGACCGCCGGGTGCAGGACACCCGCTTCGCCCGGCAGCATCTGCTGCCGTGGATAGGGCGGCGCCTGACCGGCCGTTCCTCCGGCGACGGCCGGACAGGCGCCCACTTTAGCGCTGAGCTGGGCAAAGCCTTCTGGGTCACCCCTGCGGACCACACAGACCCCGGCCCTGTGACGGACTGGCGACGGGTGGGGCACTGA
- a CDS encoding hemolysin family protein, with protein MTGLQILIGLASLVVNAFFVGGEFALISVRRSQIEPYAEAGDRRARSVLWGLQHVSALLAAAQLGITLCTLVLGVVAEPAIAHLLEPAFHAMGVPPGAGHAVSFVIALALATYLHMLLGEMVPKNVVLAEPVRSALLLGPPLVALSQALRPVIFTVNTFANSLLKLLRVEAKSEVSSTFTDAELAQIVKDASAAGLIDDRAQERLHDALELGSRPVRDVVLPLERVVHASVGITPEQLERLSAESGFSRFPVVDEERHIVGYLHVKDALDASPREEPFRPRDMRPIARVREGTPLDDVLTAMRGSRTHLAAVLGADDRLAGLVTMEDVLRELFGPAGVTGTA; from the coding sequence GTGACCGGTTTGCAGATTCTGATCGGGCTGGCGTCCCTGGTCGTCAACGCCTTCTTCGTGGGCGGCGAGTTCGCGCTGATCTCGGTGCGCCGCAGCCAGATCGAGCCGTACGCCGAGGCGGGCGACCGGCGCGCCCGGAGCGTGCTGTGGGGACTGCAGCACGTGTCCGCGCTGCTGGCCGCGGCGCAGCTCGGCATCACCCTGTGCACCCTGGTCCTCGGTGTGGTCGCCGAGCCGGCGATCGCGCACCTGCTGGAGCCGGCGTTCCACGCCATGGGTGTGCCACCGGGCGCGGGCCACGCGGTGTCGTTCGTGATCGCGCTGGCCCTGGCGACGTACCTGCACATGCTGCTCGGCGAGATGGTGCCGAAGAACGTCGTGCTCGCGGAGCCGGTACGCAGCGCGCTGCTGCTCGGACCGCCGCTGGTCGCGCTGTCCCAGGCCCTGCGCCCGGTGATCTTCACGGTGAACACGTTCGCGAACAGCCTGCTCAAGCTGTTGCGGGTGGAGGCCAAGAGCGAGGTCTCGTCGACCTTCACGGACGCGGAGCTGGCCCAGATCGTCAAGGACGCCAGCGCGGCCGGCCTCATCGACGACCGGGCGCAGGAGCGGCTGCACGACGCGCTGGAGCTCGGCAGCCGGCCCGTGCGTGACGTGGTGCTCCCGCTGGAGCGGGTCGTCCACGCGTCGGTGGGAATCACCCCCGAGCAGTTGGAGCGACTGTCGGCCGAGTCCGGCTTCTCGCGCTTCCCCGTGGTCGACGAGGAACGCCACATCGTCGGCTACCTGCATGTGAAGGACGCCCTGGACGCCTCGCCGCGGGAGGAGCCGTTCCGGCCGCGGGACATGCGGCCCATCGCCCGGGTCCGCGAGGGCACGCCGCTGGACGACGTGCTCACCGCGATGCGCGGCAGCCGTACGCACCTGGCGGCGGTCCTGGGGGCCGACGACCGGCTCGCGGGCCTGGTGACCATGGAGGACGTGCTGCGAGAGCTGTTCGGACCGGCGGGGGTGACCGGGACGGCCTGA
- a CDS encoding transposase — protein MKKAVKPHAGKEIHIVLDNLSTHTTPDVKAWLAKNPHVHFHFTPVGSSWLNQIETWFGIITRQSIRRGTFSSVRVLVQQIHDYIDSWNENAKPFTWTATAGEVLAKVRLVTANVRKLVNNDDN, from the coding sequence CTGAAGAAGGCGGTCAAGCCGCACGCGGGGAAGGAGATCCACATTGTGCTGGACAACCTGTCCACGCACACCACCCCGGACGTGAAGGCGTGGCTGGCGAAAAACCCGCACGTGCACTTCCACTTCACCCCGGTCGGCTCCTCGTGGCTGAACCAGATCGAGACCTGGTTCGGGATCATCACCCGACAGTCGATCCGCCGAGGTACTTTCTCCAGCGTCCGCGTCCTCGTCCAGCAGATCCACGACTACATCGACTCCTGGAACGAGAACGCGAAACCCTTCACCTGGACCGCGACCGCCGGGGAGGTCCTCGCCAAGGTCCGACTCGTCACGGCCAACGTCAGGAAACTCGTCAACAACGATGACAACTGA
- a CDS encoding GNAT family N-acetyltransferase, translating to MSDLHIRAATADDLDAVLAFWTTAAEGTSISDDRDGVARLIARDPESLLLAVRDGELAGTVIAGFDGWRCHLYRLAVHPDRRRQGIGSALLAAAEERFVRLGGRRGDAMVLTRNENAHHAWRAAGYAPEERWRRWVKPLTD from the coding sequence ATGAGCGATCTGCACATACGCGCGGCGACCGCAGACGACCTAGACGCCGTACTGGCCTTCTGGACGACGGCCGCGGAGGGCACGAGCATCAGCGACGACCGGGACGGCGTGGCCCGCCTGATCGCCCGCGACCCGGAGTCCCTGCTGCTGGCGGTACGGGACGGCGAACTGGCCGGCACGGTCATCGCGGGCTTCGACGGCTGGCGCTGCCATCTGTACCGGCTGGCCGTGCACCCGGACCGGCGGCGCCAGGGCATCGGCTCCGCCCTGCTGGCGGCCGCCGAGGAACGGTTCGTGCGGCTCGGCGGGAGGCGCGGGGACGCCATGGTGCTCACCCGAAACGAGAACGCGCACCACGCCTGGCGGGCGGCGGGCTACGCGCCGGAGGAGCGCTGGCGTCGCTGGGTGAAGCCCCTGACGGACTGA
- a CDS encoding hemolysin family protein — protein sequence MTEVLLLLVAALLSLACGAFVAAEFSLTTVERGALERAAERGERGAAGALKAVRNLTFQLSGAQLGITVTNLVVGMLAEPSIGKLIAGPIQALGLSRSAATSVALALGTALSTVFLMVVGELVPKNWAISSPLAVARRVGSPQRWFSAAFRPFITHLNNTANRVVRRLGMEPAEELASARGPQELAALARHSAKEGALEADTAELFVRTLNLADLTAENVMTPRVRVVALDARATCEDVANATRATGLSRFPVHQGGLDSVVGTAHIKDVLAIPAERRTRTQVSEIMREPLLVPESLTVDRLLDRLSGKRTMAVVIDEYGGTAGVATLEDIVEEVVGEVRDEHDPHETPDIAPAGADEEGRALYSAGGSARVDQLAQVGLRVPEGPYETLAGLIAAELGRIPETGDILQTAGWRLDVVDSSGHRAARVLLHAPLDDERGARGKEGGDREHGGSSGHGGDHEDRVQRDEAEERGEGTRGRHGDGPAPKDERPCGGAEDEGRAGR from the coding sequence ATGACCGAAGTGCTCCTGTTGCTGGTGGCGGCGCTGCTCAGTCTCGCCTGCGGCGCCTTCGTCGCGGCCGAGTTCTCGCTGACGACCGTCGAGCGCGGTGCCCTGGAGCGGGCCGCCGAGCGCGGTGAGCGCGGCGCTGCCGGCGCGCTGAAGGCCGTACGGAACCTGACCTTCCAGCTCTCCGGGGCACAGCTCGGCATCACCGTCACCAATCTGGTGGTCGGCATGCTCGCCGAGCCGTCGATCGGCAAGCTGATCGCGGGGCCGATCCAGGCGCTCGGTCTGTCCCGGTCCGCAGCGACCTCGGTCGCGCTGGCCCTGGGCACGGCCCTGTCCACGGTGTTCCTGATGGTCGTCGGCGAGCTGGTGCCCAAGAACTGGGCGATCTCCTCGCCGCTCGCGGTGGCCCGGCGGGTGGGCAGCCCGCAGCGCTGGTTCAGCGCCGCCTTCCGCCCCTTCATCACCCACCTGAACAACACGGCGAACCGCGTGGTGCGCCGGCTCGGCATGGAGCCCGCCGAGGAGCTCGCCTCCGCTCGCGGGCCCCAGGAACTCGCCGCCCTGGCCCGGCACTCCGCCAAGGAGGGCGCCCTGGAGGCGGACACCGCCGAGCTGTTCGTACGCACCCTCAACCTGGCGGACCTGACCGCGGAGAACGTGATGACCCCGCGGGTCCGGGTCGTGGCCCTCGACGCCCGGGCGACCTGCGAGGACGTGGCGAACGCGACCCGGGCGACCGGGCTGTCCCGGTTCCCCGTCCACCAGGGCGGCCTCGACTCGGTCGTGGGCACCGCCCACATCAAGGACGTGCTGGCGATACCGGCCGAGCGCCGCACCCGCACACAGGTCTCGGAGATCATGCGCGAGCCGCTCCTGGTCCCCGAGTCGCTGACCGTCGACCGGCTGCTTGACCGGCTGTCCGGCAAGCGCACGATGGCGGTCGTCATCGACGAGTACGGCGGCACCGCGGGCGTGGCGACGCTGGAGGACATCGTCGAGGAGGTGGTCGGCGAGGTGCGCGACGAGCACGACCCGCACGAGACGCCCGACATCGCGCCGGCCGGCGCCGACGAGGAGGGCCGCGCCCTGTACTCGGCGGGCGGCTCCGCGCGGGTGGACCAGCTCGCGCAGGTGGGGCTACGGGTGCCGGAGGGGCCGTACGAGACGCTGGCCGGCCTGATCGCCGCCGAACTCGGCCGGATCCCCGAGACCGGCGACATCCTCCAGACCGCCGGCTGGCGACTGGACGTCGTGGACTCGAGCGGCCACCGCGCAGCGCGCGTACTCCTGCACGCGCCACTGGACGACGAACGGGGGGCGCGGGGCAAGGAAGGCGGGGACCGCGAGCACGGCGGATCAAGCGGGCACGGCGGGGACCACGAGGACCGCGTGCAGCGCGACGAGGCCGAGGAGCGCGGGGAAGGCACGCGCGGCAGGCACGGTGACGGGCCCGCTCCGAAGGACGAACGGCCGTGCGGTGGCGCGGAGGACGAGGGGAGGGCCGGGCGGTGA